Proteins encoded by one window of Bacillus sp. DTU_2020_1000418_1_SI_GHA_SEK_038:
- a CDS encoding PAS domain S-box protein: MMMNQINLDNQLLFIHAFEHAGIGMALISLDGKIVKVNQSLCDSLGYEENEFLQLNILDILPPEEAEIDHHIVRVLSEGKRNSYQIERRYIHKNQHYIWAIMSVSLVRDKDGSPLFYISQIQNISARKLAEEKLRESEGRYHRLVEESPDGVIILKDEKCMFINSTGIEMLGLQHKESIIGRSIYDFMLFQDHERFKKRNLHIHSVGPFEKKFIRMDGKIIHVELKTIPTIYENNQAVHMIMRDISERQKTQELMINSEKLTIAGQLAAGIAHEVRNPLTAIKGFFQMMEGDLKKNKIYFDVIHSEINRIETILNELLWLAKPQESKFVQKNIGVVLNHVLTLLETQTNLNNIQIIKNIEQHLPAINCDENKLKQVFINFLKNAIEAMSQGGTIHIDIRKQDPDWIMIQITDEGSGIPEHLLTRVGEPFFTTKKKGTGLGLMICKNIISEHKGEIMIESSPKGTLVKILLPYTR; this comes from the coding sequence ATGATGATGAATCAAATTAATTTAGATAATCAGTTATTATTCATCCATGCCTTTGAACATGCAGGAATAGGAATGGCACTCATTTCATTGGATGGAAAAATAGTAAAAGTGAATCAGTCTTTATGTGACAGTTTGGGTTATGAAGAAAATGAATTTTTACAATTAAATATTTTGGACATCCTTCCTCCAGAGGAAGCTGAAATAGATCATCATATTGTTCGAGTCCTTTCCGAAGGGAAAAGAAATTCCTATCAAATAGAAAGACGTTATATCCATAAGAACCAACATTATATTTGGGCTATAATGAGTGTTTCATTAGTGAGGGATAAGGACGGCAGCCCTCTATTCTATATCAGTCAGATTCAGAATATCTCTGCCCGAAAGTTAGCCGAAGAAAAGCTGCGTGAAAGTGAGGGCAGATATCACCGCTTAGTGGAGGAATCACCTGATGGCGTTATTATATTAAAAGATGAAAAATGTATGTTTATTAATTCAACAGGGATCGAGATGCTTGGACTGCAGCATAAAGAAAGTATTATCGGGAGATCCATTTATGACTTTATGTTATTTCAGGACCATGAGCGTTTTAAAAAGCGTAATCTGCATATTCATTCTGTTGGCCCTTTTGAAAAGAAATTCATTCGCATGGATGGAAAGATCATACATGTTGAACTAAAAACAATTCCAACGATCTATGAAAATAACCAGGCAGTCCATATGATTATGCGCGATATCAGTGAAAGACAAAAAACCCAGGAACTAATGATTAATTCCGAAAAGCTCACAATCGCTGGCCAATTGGCGGCCGGAATTGCACATGAGGTCAGAAATCCTCTAACAGCTATTAAAGGCTTCTTTCAAATGATGGAAGGCGATTTAAAGAAAAATAAAATATACTTCGATGTCATCCACTCAGAAATTAATCGAATTGAAACCATTCTAAATGAGCTATTATGGCTGGCTAAGCCCCAAGAATCAAAATTTGTTCAGAAGAATATTGGGGTTGTACTAAACCATGTCCTCACCTTATTAGAAACCCAAACGAATTTAAATAACATCCAAATCATAAAGAATATTGAACAACATCTGCCCGCTATTAATTGTGATGAAAACAAATTAAAGCAAGTGTTTATCAATTTTCTCAAAAATGCAATTGAGGCCATGTCCCAGGGCGGCACCATACATATTGATATTCGAAAGCAGGATCCAGACTGGATTATGATTCAGATCACCGATGAGGGGTCAGGTATCCCCGAACATTTACTTACACGAGTCGGGGAGCCATTTTTTACAACGAAGAAGAAGGGAACGGGGCTAGGCTTAATGATCTGCAAAAATATAATCTCTGAACATAAAGGAGAAATAATGATCGAGAGTTCACCCAAAGGAACCCTCGTCAAAATCCTATTGCCGTATACTAGATAA
- a CDS encoding alpha-glucosidase, whose translation MNEWWKEAVVYQIYPRSFQDSNGDGIGDLQGTIQKLDYIQQLGVDAVWICPMFKSPNDDNGYDISDYQDIMEDFGTMSDFDQLLEEVHTRGMKLIIDLVLNHTSDEHPWFIESRFSKSHPKRDWYIWRDGKNGREPNNWESVFGGSAWEYDDKTKQYYLHLFSVKQPDLNWENREVREALYEIVNWWIQKGIDGFRIDAISHIKKRAGLPNLPNPKKLKYVPSFPMHLNQKGIHAFLKEFKERTYGKWDVMTVGEANGVTVGDAGEWVGSKQGVMDMVFQFEHLGLWDPEEKDAKLDIVELKKVLTKWQKSLEKDGWNALFIENHDKPRVVSTWGDDRKYWRESATAFGAMYFFMKGTPFIYQGQEIGMTNVCFSSIDDYDDVATKNLYKKKQSEGFSHLEIMKLIWASSRDNSRTPMQWSAGDNAGFSIVQPWMKVNPNYKDLNVETQLRDEGSVLSFYRKMIRLKKQNDVFSYGQYDLILEENKQVFAYTRTYKDKKAVVLTNLSDQQANFQIDKWILGSDQLLLQNYSVENHGPQYLFSFKPYEARVYLVCSVS comes from the coding sequence ATGAACGAATGGTGGAAGGAAGCAGTTGTCTATCAAATTTATCCGCGGAGCTTCCAGGATTCGAATGGTGATGGGATTGGCGATCTGCAGGGGACCATACAAAAACTTGACTATATCCAGCAATTAGGTGTGGATGCCGTATGGATATGTCCGATGTTTAAATCGCCAAATGATGATAATGGCTATGATATTTCAGATTATCAGGATATTATGGAAGACTTCGGGACAATGAGTGATTTTGATCAGCTTCTGGAAGAGGTACACACACGAGGCATGAAGTTAATCATTGATCTTGTTCTCAATCATACAAGTGATGAACATCCTTGGTTTATTGAATCTAGGTTCTCAAAAAGTCATCCGAAGAGAGATTGGTATATTTGGCGTGATGGAAAAAATGGGCGTGAGCCGAATAACTGGGAAAGTGTTTTTGGCGGTTCGGCGTGGGAATATGATGATAAGACAAAGCAATACTATCTCCACCTATTTTCAGTTAAGCAGCCAGATTTAAACTGGGAGAATAGGGAAGTTCGCGAAGCACTGTATGAAATCGTTAATTGGTGGATTCAGAAGGGGATTGATGGCTTTCGGATTGATGCGATTAGCCATATTAAAAAGCGAGCGGGTCTACCCAATTTGCCTAATCCAAAGAAATTAAAGTATGTCCCGTCTTTCCCGATGCATTTGAATCAAAAGGGGATTCATGCGTTTTTGAAGGAGTTTAAGGAGCGGACTTATGGAAAATGGGATGTGATGACAGTTGGGGAAGCAAACGGAGTGACGGTTGGGGATGCGGGGGAATGGGTAGGATCAAAGCAGGGCGTCATGGATATGGTTTTTCAATTTGAGCATCTTGGACTTTGGGACCCGGAAGAAAAGGATGCAAAGCTTGATATTGTTGAATTGAAAAAGGTACTGACGAAATGGCAAAAGAGTTTAGAGAAGGATGGATGGAATGCGTTGTTTATTGAAAACCATGATAAACCGCGTGTGGTTTCAACCTGGGGGGATGACCGGAAATACTGGCGTGAAAGTGCGACAGCCTTTGGAGCAATGTATTTCTTCATGAAAGGGACGCCATTTATTTATCAAGGGCAGGAAATCGGCATGACGAATGTTTGTTTTTCTTCCATTGATGATTATGATGATGTGGCAACGAAAAACCTCTATAAAAAGAAGCAAAGTGAGGGATTCAGTCACCTGGAAATCATGAAGCTCATTTGGGCCTCCTCGCGTGATAATAGCCGCACACCGATGCAGTGGTCAGCGGGTGACAATGCCGGATTTAGCATTGTACAGCCATGGATGAAGGTTAATCCAAATTATAAAGATTTGAATGTAGAGACGCAGCTGCGGGATGAAGGGTCGGTTCTTTCTTTTTATAGAAAAATGATTCGGTTGAAGAAACAGAATGATGTGTTTAGTTATGGTCAGTATGACTTAATCTTAGAGGAGAATAAGCAAGTTTTTGCCTATACACGGACGTATAAGGATAAAAAAGCGGTGGTTCTCACAAATTTGTCAGATCAGCAGGCGAATTTTCAGATTGATAAATGGATTCTGGGATCGGATCAGCTTCTTTTGCAAAATTATTCAGTGGAAAATCACGGCCCGCAATACTTGTTTTCCTTTAAACCATATGAAGCGCGCGTGTATTTGGTTTGTTCCGTTTCTTGA
- a CDS encoding YjiH family protein, with translation MNGTARRKTAPADYIKFLIPSLIGISLFMVPIKFEGDITIPIAILSGWIQGVLGPYLPAIMVFIIVFTLIGTLAAKIFQPLFIVKSPFLNNLLNVPKVWAIARILGGIFAVMTLFKIGPEFIWSENTGGLLLNDLLPILFSVFLFAGLFLPLLLNFGLLEFFGTMFTKIMRPIFKLPGRSSIDCAASWLGDGTIGVLLTSKQYEEGYYTKKEAAIIGTTFSVVSITFSLVVISQVNLAHMFVPFYATVTLSGLIAAIICPRIPPLSRKPETFYREQVKELDETVPNGYTSFSWGLLQAVDKARTNQSVRSFFEQGLKNILDMWMGVAPIVMALGTLALVLAEYTPVFKILGLPFIPLLELMQVPEARAASETLVVGFADMFLPSVIGASIESDMTRFIIASVSVTQLIYMSEVGGLLLGSKIPVSLKDLFIIFLERTLITLPVIVLAAHIIF, from the coding sequence TTGAACGGTACAGCTAGAAGAAAAACAGCTCCTGCAGATTATATAAAGTTCTTGATCCCATCACTTATTGGTATAAGCTTATTCATGGTACCGATTAAATTTGAGGGCGATATTACAATTCCAATTGCCATTTTATCCGGGTGGATTCAAGGGGTTCTTGGTCCATACCTTCCGGCCATTATGGTATTTATTATCGTGTTTACGTTAATCGGGACATTGGCAGCTAAGATATTTCAGCCATTATTCATTGTTAAAAGTCCCTTTCTAAACAATTTATTAAACGTCCCGAAAGTATGGGCTATTGCTAGAATATTAGGCGGAATTTTCGCAGTTATGACCTTGTTTAAAATCGGGCCGGAATTTATTTGGTCTGAAAATACAGGGGGATTATTATTAAATGACTTGCTTCCTATTCTTTTTTCAGTCTTTTTGTTTGCTGGGTTATTTCTCCCTTTGCTATTAAACTTTGGACTGCTTGAGTTCTTTGGAACAATGTTTACGAAAATTATGCGTCCCATTTTTAAGCTTCCCGGGAGGTCTTCCATCGATTGTGCAGCTTCATGGCTTGGAGACGGGACGATTGGCGTTTTGTTAACGAGTAAGCAGTATGAAGAAGGGTATTATACGAAGAAGGAAGCCGCGATTATTGGGACAACCTTTTCTGTCGTATCCATTACATTTAGTTTAGTTGTCATTTCACAGGTAAATTTAGCTCATATGTTTGTTCCTTTTTATGCAACTGTGACACTATCTGGGCTAATAGCTGCGATTATCTGCCCGAGAATCCCGCCTCTTTCCAGAAAGCCGGAAACGTTTTACAGGGAGCAGGTGAAGGAGCTTGATGAAACGGTCCCTAACGGCTATACGTCATTTAGCTGGGGACTCCTCCAGGCAGTAGATAAAGCCCGAACGAATCAAAGTGTAAGAAGCTTCTTTGAACAGGGATTAAAGAATATTCTTGATATGTGGATGGGTGTTGCGCCGATTGTCATGGCACTTGGAACGCTGGCACTCGTATTGGCAGAATACACTCCTGTTTTTAAAATTCTAGGATTGCCTTTCATTCCATTGCTTGAACTTATGCAGGTTCCTGAGGCAAGGGCGGCTTCAGAAACATTGGTTGTCGGATTTGCCGATATGTTTCTTCCTTCAGTCATTGGAGCGTCCATTGAAAGCGATATGACCCGCTTTATCATTGCAAGCGTCTCTGTGACTCAGCTGATTTATATGTCCGAGGTCGGAGGATTGCTGCTCGGTTCTAAGATTCCAGTTTCACTTAAGGATCTGTTCATTATTTTCTTAGAAAGAACACTTATTACCTTGCCAGTGATTGTTCTGGCTGCTCATATTATTTTCTAA
- the ybaK gene encoding Cys-tRNA(Pro) deacylase: protein MAQGKTNAMRILDSKKVKYDLITYDNQDGKIDGVAVAQKINRKPREVYKTLVAHGTSKQTYVFIIPVEAELDLKKAAKAAGEKKIEMIAVKDIQALTGYIRGGCSPVGMKKQYPSFIDIQASGLERIIVSGGKIGAQIEIGIEDLIKVIQAKLVDIGKE from the coding sequence ATGGCACAAGGGAAAACGAATGCCATGCGCATTCTCGATTCGAAAAAAGTAAAATACGATTTAATCACCTATGATAATCAAGATGGAAAAATTGACGGTGTCGCAGTAGCGCAGAAAATTAATAGAAAGCCGAGAGAAGTTTATAAAACACTGGTCGCACATGGGACCAGCAAACAAACTTATGTGTTTATTATTCCGGTCGAGGCAGAGCTAGATTTAAAGAAAGCTGCCAAAGCAGCAGGAGAAAAGAAAATCGAAATGATTGCCGTCAAGGATATTCAAGCACTGACAGGCTATATCCGCGGCGGCTGTTCACCTGTTGGCATGAAAAAGCAATATCCAAGCTTTATTGATATTCAAGCATCCGGGTTAGAGAGAATTATTGTGAGCGGAGGCAAAATTGGTGCTCAGATAGAAATTGGGATTGAGGATTTGATCAAGGTCATTCAAGCAAAGCTAGTGGATATTGGTAAGGAATGA
- a CDS encoding PRK06851 family protein produces MAGKILNYYGGGNTARGFYSLFESNLQGLERLFILKGGPGTGKSSLMKAVGSEWAEKGYDLEYIHCSSDNNSIDGVIIPALKVGIVDGTAPHVIEPNTPGAVEEYVNLGEAWDSKALAERKEEITQINERVSRSFEMAYSKLAEALKIHDKWENIYIENMDFAKADQLTNKLLKEFFGNMQLNKASNVKHRFLGAATPIGAVDFVQNLTEGLPKRYFVKGRAGTGKSTMLRKLAAEGEKRGFDLEIYHCGFDPHSLDMLIFRELGLAIFDSTSPHEYFPDRSGDEIIDTYEIIVTPGTDEIFAEQIKEISGQYKAKMKEAISYLAQAKAQREELEKIYISAMDFKIVDRLRNDIRAEILQMSKGK; encoded by the coding sequence GTGGCTGGAAAAATTTTAAATTACTATGGCGGCGGAAATACAGCACGTGGTTTTTACAGCTTGTTTGAGTCTAACCTGCAAGGACTTGAACGATTATTCATCTTAAAAGGCGGTCCTGGAACGGGAAAGTCCTCTCTTATGAAAGCCGTTGGGTCGGAATGGGCAGAGAAGGGATATGATCTGGAGTATATCCACTGCTCATCGGACAATAACTCGATTGATGGTGTCATTATTCCCGCTCTGAAGGTGGGAATTGTTGATGGAACAGCTCCTCATGTCATTGAACCGAATACACCGGGTGCCGTGGAGGAATATGTCAATCTAGGTGAGGCCTGGGATTCAAAGGCTTTGGCAGAGCGAAAAGAGGAAATTACACAAATCAATGAGCGAGTAAGCCGTTCCTTTGAAATGGCGTATAGTAAATTGGCAGAAGCACTGAAAATTCATGATAAATGGGAAAACATTTATATAGAAAATATGGATTTTGCAAAAGCGGATCAGCTTACAAATAAGCTGTTAAAGGAATTCTTTGGAAACATGCAATTAAATAAGGCTTCCAATGTTAAGCATCGCTTCCTTGGAGCAGCCACTCCCATTGGGGCAGTTGATTTTGTCCAAAATCTGACAGAGGGCCTTCCTAAACGCTATTTCGTAAAGGGGCGCGCGGGTACTGGAAAGTCTACTATGCTAAGGAAACTGGCTGCTGAGGGTGAAAAAAGAGGGTTCGATCTTGAAATTTACCATTGCGGATTTGACCCGCACAGTCTTGATATGTTGATATTTCGCGAGCTAGGTCTGGCGATTTTCGACAGCACGAGTCCACATGAATACTTTCCAGATCGGTCAGGAGATGAAATCATCGATACGTATGAAATCATTGTCACACCGGGAACGGATGAAATTTTTGCTGAACAAATTAAAGAAATTAGCGGACAATATAAGGCAAAAATGAAAGAGGCCATTTCCTATTTAGCTCAGGCAAAAGCACAGCGTGAGGAATTAGAAAAAATATATATTAGTGCCATGGACTTTAAAATAGTTGACCGGCTGCGTAATGATATCAGGGCTGAAATTCTACAAATGTCTAAAGGAAAATAA
- a CDS encoding peptide MFS transporter, protein MSKLNMKKVYESVPQKGFFGHPKGLFTLFFTEFWERFSYYGMRAILVFYMYYEVSKGGLGLDQSLALSIMSIYGALVYMSGIIGGWMADRLFGTSKAVFYGGILIMFGHIALAIPGNTTLFFISMVLIVLGTGLLKPNVSSIVGDMYSENDDRRDSGFSIFYMGINLGAFLAPLITGSAMGYSFHLGFGFAAIGMFLGLLVFIFTKKKNLGLAGTIVPNPLSPEEKKKVFKIFSLSIIVIAVICAAAIPAGYLTFDVFIAFIGVLGILIPTLYFIVMYRSKKTTDVERSRVIAYIPLFIASVMFWVIYDQGATILANYADKRTQLDFAGIHISPAWFQSLPALFIIIFAPVFAWLWIKLGKRQPTIPQKFSIALLLAGLSFIVILLPGYLSGGDSLVSPIWLALSYLIVSLGELCLSPVGLSATTKLAPAAFSAQTMSLWFLSTAAAGAINAQVVKFYSQETEMLYFGVIGGASIVLSIILFMLSPKIQSFMKGIR, encoded by the coding sequence ATGTCTAAATTAAATATGAAGAAGGTTTATGAAAGCGTTCCCCAAAAAGGTTTTTTCGGCCATCCTAAGGGATTATTTACCCTTTTCTTTACAGAGTTTTGGGAGAGATTCTCCTATTACGGTATGAGAGCTATTCTTGTCTTCTATATGTACTATGAAGTGTCAAAGGGCGGTTTAGGATTAGATCAGTCATTAGCGCTATCGATTATGTCGATTTACGGTGCACTCGTTTATATGTCGGGAATAATCGGCGGCTGGATGGCCGATCGGCTATTCGGGACATCTAAAGCTGTATTTTACGGCGGGATCTTAATTATGTTTGGCCATATTGCTTTAGCTATACCCGGAAATACAACATTGTTCTTTATATCTATGGTGTTGATTGTTCTTGGTACAGGGTTATTGAAACCGAATGTTTCGAGTATTGTCGGTGACATGTATAGCGAAAATGATGATCGACGCGATTCCGGTTTCAGTATTTTCTATATGGGGATTAACCTTGGCGCATTCCTTGCTCCATTAATTACGGGCAGTGCTATGGGGTATAGTTTCCATCTAGGATTCGGTTTTGCTGCTATTGGGATGTTCTTAGGACTACTCGTTTTTATTTTTACTAAGAAAAAAAATCTTGGACTTGCAGGAACAATCGTTCCTAACCCACTATCACCAGAAGAAAAGAAAAAAGTTTTTAAGATTTTTAGTTTATCTATTATTGTAATCGCTGTTATATGCGCAGCGGCCATTCCAGCAGGATATTTAACATTCGATGTATTTATTGCGTTCATTGGTGTTCTTGGTATTTTAATACCAACTTTATATTTCATTGTGATGTACCGCAGTAAAAAAACAACGGATGTGGAACGTTCTCGAGTCATTGCCTATATTCCGCTTTTTATTGCTTCTGTCATGTTCTGGGTTATTTATGATCAAGGGGCTACTATTCTCGCAAACTATGCAGATAAGCGTACACAATTAGATTTTGCAGGCATTCATATTTCACCTGCTTGGTTCCAATCTCTGCCTGCATTATTTATTATCATCTTTGCACCTGTATTTGCTTGGCTTTGGATAAAGTTAGGGAAGCGCCAGCCAACCATTCCGCAAAAGTTTTCAATCGCTCTATTATTAGCGGGATTATCCTTTATCGTCATTCTATTGCCAGGGTATTTGAGTGGCGGAGATTCGCTAGTTAGTCCAATTTGGCTTGCACTAAGCTATTTAATTGTCTCTCTTGGCGAGCTATGCTTATCACCTGTAGGACTTTCAGCTACAACGAAATTAGCACCTGCTGCCTTCTCAGCACAGACGATGAGCCTATGGTTTTTATCAACTGCTGCTGCAGGAGCCATTAATGCACAAGTCGTTAAGTTCTATTCACAAGAAACGGAAATGCTTTACTTTGGCGTCATTGGCGGGGCCTCCATCGTGCTCTCCATCATCCTTTTTATGTTATCTCCGAAAATTCAGAGCTTTATGAAGGGGATTCGTTAA
- a CDS encoding short-chain fatty acid transporter produces the protein MKSLVSFFNRLMQRYLPDPFLFVIILTFVVFGLGLIFTDSGPYQMVQHWGSGFWGLLTFSMQMVLVLVTGHVLASSRIFKKGLGALAGTAKSPGQAIIIVTIVSIIASLINWGFGLVIGALFAKELAKKVKGVDYRLLIASAYSGFIVWHGGISGSVPLTIATNGHFTEDLIGVISTDQTIFAGFNLMIIAIMFLILPFVNRLMMPSKEETITVDPAVLQDDVQAASLEKGAMTPAERLENSRVVSLLIGIFGLVFLFYYFATNGFKLNLDIVNFLFLFLGILFHGTPKHFLDAVLNAVKGASGIIVQFPFYAGIMGMMTASGLAAVISNAFVSISNDFTFPFFAFISAGIVNVFVPSGGGQWAVQGPIMLEAAQVLNASIPKTAMAVAWGDAWTNLIQPFWALPALAIAGLRAKDIMGYCVLTLVVTGVIISIGLTFF, from the coding sequence ATGAAATCATTAGTATCTTTTTTTAACCGGCTTATGCAGCGGTACTTGCCTGATCCATTTTTATTTGTCATTATTCTTACCTTTGTCGTTTTTGGATTGGGGCTCATTTTCACAGACAGTGGACCATATCAGATGGTTCAGCACTGGGGTTCAGGGTTTTGGGGATTGCTTACGTTTTCCATGCAGATGGTTCTTGTCTTAGTGACAGGACATGTTCTAGCTAGCAGCCGAATTTTTAAAAAGGGGCTTGGAGCACTAGCAGGAACTGCTAAATCACCAGGGCAGGCTATTATTATTGTAACTATTGTTTCTATCATTGCTAGCTTAATTAACTGGGGCTTTGGCCTCGTAATTGGGGCTTTATTTGCAAAGGAATTAGCGAAAAAGGTTAAAGGCGTAGATTACCGGCTATTAATTGCAAGCGCTTACTCAGGGTTTATCGTTTGGCATGGGGGGATTTCTGGCTCTGTTCCATTAACGATTGCGACAAATGGACATTTTACTGAGGATTTAATTGGGGTTATTTCAACTGATCAAACTATATTTGCAGGATTTAATTTGATGATCATTGCCATAATGTTTCTGATTCTGCCATTTGTCAATCGTTTGATGATGCCATCAAAGGAAGAAACCATCACAGTAGATCCCGCTGTATTGCAGGACGATGTTCAGGCAGCTTCGTTGGAAAAAGGGGCTATGACCCCTGCTGAAAGGCTTGAGAACAGCCGGGTCGTTTCTTTACTCATCGGGATTTTCGGACTAGTTTTCTTATTCTATTATTTCGCCACAAATGGATTTAAATTGAATCTAGATATCGTCAATTTCTTATTCCTGTTCTTAGGCATTCTATTCCACGGAACACCAAAGCATTTCCTTGATGCCGTGCTGAATGCTGTAAAAGGAGCAAGCGGAATTATTGTTCAATTCCCTTTCTATGCGGGAATTATGGGCATGATGACAGCTTCCGGATTAGCTGCTGTCATTTCAAATGCCTTTGTATCGATTTCCAATGATTTTACGTTCCCATTCTTCGCTTTTATTAGTGCGGGAATTGTGAACGTCTTCGTTCCATCCGGGGGAGGACAATGGGCTGTTCAAGGACCGATCATGCTTGAAGCGGCTCAAGTACTGAATGCCTCCATTCCGAAGACAGCCATGGCTGTCGCATGGGGAGACGCGTGGACGAACTTAATCCAGCCGTTCTGGGCCCTTCCTGCTCTGGCAATTGCCGGGCTGCGTGCAAAGGATATTATGGGCTATTGTGTGCTTACACTTGTTGTTACGGGAGTTATTATTTCAATTGGACTGACATTTTTCTAA
- a CDS encoding peptide MFS transporter, which produces MSSFDKRKIVESVPQKGFFGHPKGLLTLFFTEFWERFSYYGMRAILVFYMYYEVSKGGLGIDEPTALAIMSIYGSLVYMSGIIGGWLADRVFGTSNGVFYGGVLIMLGHIALAVPGSITLFFISMVLIVLGTGLLKPNVSSVVGEIYSEEDNRRDAGFSIFYMSINLGGFISPLIVGSVMKYSFHLGFGIAAVGMFLGLLVFIFTKKKNLGLAGTIVHNPLSPDEKKKVFTRFGLAAVIIAVLVAIAIPNGLLTFDSFIALVGILGILLPTAYFIAMYRSKKTTDVERSRLIAYIPLFIASVMFWAIQEQGSTILANYADKRTQLDFAGIHISPAWFQSLNPLFIIFLAPVFAWMWVKLGKRQPSIPKKFSLGLLFAGLSFLVILLPAYFGGSDSLVNPLWLVLSYFIVVLGELCLSPVGLSATTKLAPAAFSAQTMSLWFLSNAAAQAINAQIVKFYTPATEMTYFGVIGGASIVLSIILFALSPKIQGFMKGVH; this is translated from the coding sequence ATGTCCAGTTTTGATAAAAGAAAGATTGTTGAAAGCGTCCCCCAAAAAGGATTCTTTGGTCATCCAAAGGGACTGCTCACTCTATTCTTTACTGAATTCTGGGAGCGTTTCTCTTATTATGGAATGAGAGCAATCCTTGTTTTTTATATGTATTATGAGGTTTCTAAAGGCGGTTTAGGGATTGATGAACCTACAGCCCTCGCCATTATGTCCATATATGGTTCACTCGTATACATGTCTGGAATTATCGGAGGCTGGCTAGCAGACCGAGTTTTCGGAACGTCTAATGGTGTATTCTATGGCGGAGTACTAATTATGCTTGGTCATATCGCCTTAGCTGTACCAGGCAGTATTACTTTATTCTTTATTTCCATGGTTCTCATTGTACTTGGTACAGGATTATTGAAGCCAAACGTTTCAAGTGTGGTCGGTGAAATCTATAGCGAAGAAGATAATCGCCGTGATGCAGGCTTTAGTATTTTCTATATGAGTATTAACCTTGGAGGATTTATCTCTCCACTAATTGTTGGAAGTGTGATGAAATATAGCTTCCATTTAGGATTTGGAATTGCTGCTGTCGGAATGTTTTTAGGATTATTAGTATTTATTTTTACTAAGAAAAAAAATCTTGGTCTTGCTGGAACGATTGTTCACAACCCGCTTTCACCAGATGAAAAGAAGAAGGTATTCACAAGATTTGGACTAGCTGCCGTTATTATTGCTGTGCTAGTTGCGATTGCCATCCCAAATGGGCTTTTAACCTTTGATAGCTTTATTGCACTTGTAGGGATATTAGGTATTTTACTCCCAACAGCTTATTTCATTGCGATGTATCGCAGCAAGAAAACAACGGATGTTGAACGTTCACGTCTCATCGCTTATATCCCGCTTTTCATTGCTTCTGTTATGTTCTGGGCGATTCAAGAGCAAGGGTCAACGATTTTAGCTAACTATGCAGATAAACGAACACAGCTAGACTTTGCAGGCATTCATATTTCACCTGCTTGGTTCCAATCATTGAACCCATTATTTATTATTTTCTTAGCACCAGTTTTTGCGTGGATGTGGGTGAAGTTAGGAAAACGCCAGCCATCTATTCCAAAAAAATTCTCACTCGGTCTATTGTTCGCGGGCTTATCATTCCTTGTGATCCTGCTGCCTGCTTACTTTGGCGGTTCCGATTCATTGGTTAATCCACTATGGCTCGTTCTTAGCTATTTTATCGTTGTGCTTGGTGAATTATGTTTATCACCAGTTGGTCTATCAGCTACGACTAAATTAGCGCCTGCAGCCTTCTCAGCACAAACGATGAGCCTATGGTTCCTATCAAACGCAGCTGCTCAGGCAATCAATGCACAAATCGTTAAATTCTACACACCTGCAACAGAAATGACTTACTTTGGTGTCATTGGTGGCGCATCCATCGTGCTTTCCATCATTCTTTTTGCTTTATCGCCAAAGATTCAAGGCTTTATGAAGGGTGTTCATTAA
- a CDS encoding PaaI family thioesterase produces MEDNVLQAVQDIYPDDFAWCYGCGRLNENGHHFRTGWLGEKTVTVYSPEEEHTAIPGFVYGGLIASLIDCHGTGSAALALHRKNGHEVGDGAEPPRFVTGSLKVDFLKPTPQGIPLKAIGTVTEIHPKKWKVDIEVFANDTVCARGEVVAVVMPSTFAKTE; encoded by the coding sequence ATGGAAGATAATGTACTTCAAGCAGTTCAAGATATTTATCCGGATGACTTTGCCTGGTGTTATGGCTGTGGCCGCTTAAACGAGAACGGCCACCATTTTAGAACGGGCTGGCTAGGGGAAAAGACAGTAACAGTGTATTCACCTGAAGAAGAACATACTGCCATTCCGGGGTTTGTTTATGGAGGTTTAATTGCATCCCTCATTGACTGTCACGGAACAGGATCTGCCGCATTGGCTTTGCACCGTAAAAATGGCCATGAGGTTGGAGATGGAGCGGAGCCGCCGCGATTTGTAACGGGCTCCTTAAAGGTTGATTTTCTTAAACCGACCCCTCAAGGCATCCCGTTAAAAGCAATAGGGACTGTAACAGAAATACATCCGAAAAAGTGGAAGGTTGACATCGAAGTGTTTGCAAATGATACTGTATGTGCTCGCGGTGAAGTTGTCGCAGTTGTTATGCCCAGCACTTTTGCCAAAACGGAATAA